A window from Leuconostoc mesenteroides subsp. mesenteroides encodes these proteins:
- a CDS encoding ATP-binding cassette domain-containing protein: MITVSDMGFSFSGPKIYQDVNLKLTPGNTYGIIGANGAGKSTFLKLLQGELQPTEGTISIGDNERMSSLQQDHFAFDQFTVLDTVIQGHKRLYEVKTEMNAIYAKPDFNDEDGVRVADLGAEFEELDGWNAEVEAGQLLSKLGINDNFYDTLMSELTENDKVKVLLAQALFGNPDILILDEPTNGLDVQTINWLEDFLADFPNLVIVVSHDRHFLNAVSTNILDVDFGKITPFVGNYDFWRESSELAQRLASQQNAKKEEQIKQLQDFVARFSANASKSKQATARKKQLDKITLDDIKPSSRKYPFINFPMNRELGNDMVRVENVSKTIDGEKVLDNISFIGRPNDKIAILSRSDLATTTLMQIIAGTMAPDEGTVSWGVTTSQSYIAKDLNDNFDNQDVTILDWLRDFAEEDEKDNTSLRGMLGQMLFRGDDSLKQINVLSGGEKVRIVLAKMMLLKANVLLMDDPTNHLDLESIQSLNDAVIAFKGSIIMTSHDHEFLATTANHIVEVSPKGVVDRVDTTYDEFINNDSIQDKVNELY, from the coding sequence TTGATTACAGTTTCAGATATGGGTTTTAGTTTCTCAGGCCCTAAGATTTATCAAGATGTTAACTTGAAATTAACACCCGGTAATACTTATGGTATTATTGGTGCTAATGGTGCTGGTAAGTCTACTTTTTTGAAGTTATTGCAAGGAGAGCTACAACCAACTGAAGGAACCATTTCAATCGGTGACAACGAGAGAATGTCATCCTTGCAACAAGATCACTTTGCGTTTGATCAATTTACGGTTTTAGATACAGTGATTCAAGGTCATAAGCGATTGTACGAAGTTAAAACTGAGATGAATGCTATCTATGCTAAGCCAGACTTTAATGATGAAGACGGTGTGCGTGTTGCTGATTTAGGTGCAGAATTTGAAGAACTAGATGGTTGGAATGCTGAAGTTGAGGCGGGTCAATTGTTGAGCAAACTTGGTATTAATGATAATTTTTACGATACCTTAATGAGTGAGCTAACTGAAAATGATAAGGTGAAAGTTCTGCTTGCACAGGCATTGTTCGGTAATCCAGACATTTTGATTTTAGACGAGCCAACTAACGGGTTAGATGTACAAACAATTAACTGGTTAGAAGACTTTCTTGCTGATTTTCCGAACTTAGTGATTGTTGTTTCTCATGATCGTCATTTTTTGAATGCCGTTTCAACTAATATTTTGGATGTTGATTTTGGAAAAATAACACCCTTTGTTGGAAACTATGATTTTTGGCGTGAATCATCTGAATTAGCTCAACGTTTAGCTTCTCAACAAAATGCTAAGAAGGAAGAACAAATTAAACAATTGCAAGATTTCGTAGCTCGATTTTCAGCCAATGCTTCAAAGTCAAAACAGGCTACAGCACGAAAAAAGCAATTAGATAAAATTACTTTAGATGATATCAAACCTTCATCAAGAAAATACCCATTTATTAATTTCCCCATGAATCGTGAACTTGGGAATGATATGGTTCGCGTTGAAAATGTTTCAAAAACAATTGACGGCGAAAAAGTATTAGATAATATTTCTTTTATTGGTCGACCAAACGATAAAATTGCTATTTTATCACGTTCAGATTTAGCAACAACTACATTGATGCAAATCATAGCAGGTACGATGGCACCGGATGAAGGTACCGTTTCTTGGGGTGTTACAACATCACAGTCATATATTGCTAAAGATTTGAATGATAACTTCGATAACCAAGATGTAACTATCTTGGATTGGTTGCGCGATTTTGCCGAAGAAGATGAGAAAGATAACACAAGTTTACGTGGTATGCTTGGACAAATGCTGTTCCGTGGTGATGATTCCTTAAAACAGATTAATGTATTATCAGGAGGCGAGAAAGTCCGTATTGTTTTGGCGAAGATGATGTTGCTCAAGGCTAATGTGCTATTGATGGATGACCCAACCAATCATTTGGATTTGGAATCTATTCAATCCCTAAATGATGCGGTAATTGCATTCAAGGGTTCAATTATTATGACATCACACGATCATGAATTCTTAGCAACTACAGCAAATCATATTGTTGAAGTATCCCCAAAGGGAGTTGTTGATCGCGTTGATACGACGTATGATGAATTTATTAATAATGATAGCATTCAGGACAAAGTAAATGAACTTTACTAA
- a CDS encoding oxidoreductase — protein sequence MLNIAYVGFGKSTNRYHLPYLKLRQDKFHVSRIVTPTLGRRPSDQSELEATGTIFSTDINDIIEDEAIDLVVVVTPSASHYKLTKQLLLAGKNVMVDKPMAANDIEARDLVNIAYDKKLFLMPFQSRRFDSDFLTVQRVIQNGYLGRLVDLEVHMDHYRPNDGQLTGSKIDGSLFGHGVHLADQIVSLFGAPNSATYDIRSTRLLNSPVDDQIEINLFYPQAFKATIQTTELATIQYPKWQLRGTQGTFIKYEVDEQENDLKTGVMPGDARFGVDTPQNYGHLVYYNQSGDRIDKYIPTIQGDYGRVYDSVYNTLVKGTPKLVSDESMITVMKILSAGLKEKGPHVVKFS from the coding sequence ATGTTGAATATTGCTTACGTTGGTTTTGGAAAAAGCACCAATCGATACCATTTACCTTACTTGAAGTTACGGCAAGATAAATTTCACGTGAGCCGTATAGTAACACCTACACTTGGTAGAAGGCCGTCAGATCAATCTGAGTTAGAAGCTACTGGTACTATATTTTCAACAGATATTAATGATATTATTGAAGATGAAGCCATCGACTTAGTGGTTGTTGTAACGCCCTCAGCTAGTCATTATAAGCTGACGAAGCAATTATTACTGGCTGGAAAAAATGTTATGGTTGACAAGCCAATGGCTGCTAATGATATTGAAGCTCGTGATTTGGTCAATATTGCTTATGATAAAAAGTTATTTTTAATGCCGTTTCAAAGTAGGCGATTTGATAGTGACTTTTTAACAGTCCAACGAGTCATTCAGAATGGGTATCTTGGTCGTTTAGTTGATCTTGAGGTTCATATGGACCATTATCGGCCAAATGACGGGCAATTGACTGGTAGTAAAATTGACGGATCACTATTTGGGCATGGGGTTCACTTGGCAGATCAAATTGTGAGCCTCTTTGGTGCACCCAATTCTGCAACTTACGATATACGTTCCACTCGATTATTGAACAGTCCTGTAGACGATCAAATTGAGATTAATCTTTTTTATCCACAAGCTTTTAAAGCAACTATTCAGACTACAGAATTAGCAACAATTCAATATCCAAAATGGCAATTGCGTGGTACACAAGGTACATTTATCAAGTATGAAGTTGATGAACAGGAAAACGATCTTAAAACTGGTGTTATGCCTGGAGACGCACGATTTGGCGTTGATACACCACAAAACTACGGACACTTAGTATATTACAACCAGAGTGGTGATCGCATTGATAAATATATACCTACTATTCAGGGTGATTATGGTAGAGTCTATGATTCTGTTTATAACACATTGGTCAAAGGAACACCAAAACTGGTTTCCGATGAATCGATGATTACTGTGATGAAGATACTGTCTGCAGGGTTGAAAGAAAAAGGACCGCACGTCGTTAAATTTTCATAA
- the lepA gene encoding elongation factor 4, which translates to MTELNLNELKERQKHIRNFSIVAHIDHGKSTIADRILEQTHTVAERDMQNQLLDTMDLERERGITIKLNAVEVHYDAKDGETYIFHLIDTPGHVDFSYEVSRALAAAEGAILVVDASQGVEAQTLANVYLALDNDLEILPVINKIDLPAADAEKVRTEIEDVIGIDASEAVLASAKQGIGIPELLEKIVTDLPAPHGDIDAPLRALIFDSAYDAYRGVVVNMRVREGIVKPGDKVRMMNTGAEYEVTEVGVMSPNAQKRDYLMAGDVGYLTAAIKDIHTTHSGDTITLVNNPASEPLSGYHPMTPMVYSGLYPSDNAKYTDLREALEKLQLNDAALTFEPETSQALGFGYRVGFLGLLHMDVIQERLEREFDLDLVTTAPSVTYRVITNDEEIIEIENPSEMPDTPKVKSIEEPYVHAQIMVPNDYVGAVMELAQRKRGEFDTMEYLDDTRVNVKYYIPLSEIIFNFFDKLKSSTRGYASLDYELSSYRQSDLVKIDILLNSEKVDALSFIVHRDFAVERGRIITSKLKEIIPRQNFEIPVQAAIGAKILARTNIKAYRKDVTAKIHTGDPDRRAKLLDKQKRGKARMKSVGSVEVPQEAFMAVLKTEDDAQYARGN; encoded by the coding sequence ATGACAGAATTAAATTTGAATGAACTTAAAGAACGACAAAAACATATACGTAATTTTTCAATTGTTGCACACATTGACCACGGGAAATCAACTATTGCTGATCGTATCCTAGAACAGACACATACTGTCGCTGAACGCGACATGCAGAATCAGTTACTAGATACAATGGATTTAGAACGCGAACGTGGAATTACGATTAAACTGAATGCCGTCGAAGTTCATTACGACGCTAAAGATGGTGAAACCTATATTTTCCATCTGATTGATACACCAGGGCACGTTGACTTCTCCTATGAAGTGTCACGGGCGTTGGCCGCTGCTGAAGGAGCTATACTTGTTGTTGATGCTTCTCAAGGCGTTGAAGCCCAAACGTTAGCTAACGTTTATTTGGCCCTAGATAATGACTTGGAAATTTTACCTGTCATTAACAAAATTGATTTACCAGCGGCGGATGCTGAAAAGGTTCGTACGGAAATTGAGGATGTAATTGGTATTGATGCTTCAGAGGCAGTGTTAGCGTCAGCTAAACAAGGTATCGGTATTCCAGAACTACTTGAGAAAATTGTGACTGATTTACCTGCACCACACGGTGATATTGATGCACCACTACGTGCCTTGATTTTTGATTCAGCTTACGATGCTTATCGTGGTGTTGTTGTTAATATGCGTGTACGAGAAGGCATTGTAAAACCTGGTGACAAGGTTCGTATGATGAATACAGGCGCCGAATACGAGGTTACCGAAGTCGGTGTAATGTCTCCAAATGCCCAGAAACGCGATTACTTGATGGCAGGGGATGTTGGTTACTTAACAGCAGCTATTAAGGACATTCATACGACACATTCTGGGGATACTATCACCCTAGTAAATAATCCTGCCAGTGAACCATTGTCTGGATATCATCCAATGACCCCTATGGTTTATTCTGGTCTATATCCTTCAGACAATGCTAAGTACACGGATTTACGAGAAGCTTTGGAAAAACTACAACTCAATGATGCTGCGTTAACCTTTGAACCAGAAACCTCGCAAGCATTGGGATTTGGGTATCGCGTTGGCTTCTTAGGTTTGCTCCACATGGATGTCATTCAAGAGCGACTAGAACGCGAATTTGATTTAGACCTGGTGACGACTGCTCCTTCTGTTACTTATCGCGTGATAACTAATGATGAAGAAATTATAGAAATTGAAAATCCATCAGAAATGCCAGATACACCTAAAGTGAAATCCATTGAAGAGCCTTATGTTCATGCCCAAATTATGGTGCCTAATGATTACGTTGGTGCTGTTATGGAACTTGCGCAACGTAAACGTGGTGAATTTGACACAATGGAATATTTGGATGATACACGAGTTAATGTCAAGTATTATATACCGTTGTCAGAAATTATTTTCAATTTCTTTGATAAACTAAAATCTAGTACGCGCGGTTACGCTTCACTTGATTACGAGTTATCGTCCTACAGACAGTCCGACTTGGTCAAAATAGATATTCTGTTAAATAGCGAGAAAGTTGATGCCTTGAGTTTCATTGTTCATCGTGACTTTGCTGTAGAACGAGGACGGATTATTACTTCTAAACTGAAAGAGATTATTCCACGTCAAAACTTTGAAATCCCAGTTCAAGCAGCTATTGGTGCTAAAATACTAGCTCGTACAAACATTAAGGCTTACCGCAAAGATGTTACGGCTAAAATTCATACAGGTGATCCAGATCGTCGTGCAAAGTTACTCGACAAGCAGAAAAGGGGTAAGGCACGTATGAAGTCGGTTGGTTCAGTCGAAGTACCGCAAGAAGCTTTCATGGCGGTGCTTAAAACGGAGGACGATGCCCAATATGCCCGAGGAAACTAA
- a CDS encoding hydroxymethylglutaryl-CoA synthase, with amino-acid sequence MSIGIDKLSFYTTEYVLDLVELARHRGVDPNKYTIGIGQDKQSVIPNYEDVVTMGANAAVKIIDDDDRQQIDLIIFATESGIDNSKSSALYVQKLLNLSEFSRTIEIKQACYAGTLGLMQARDYVANHSGKRVLVIASDIARYGLNTPGEVTQGGGAVAMIISESPHIAAINSDSVYMSRDVADFWRPIDRTEAIVDGHLSTDVYKEMFLILWQRYKEQSGRKITDFAGFAFHLPYTKMGKKAFDQIIDEADEITQKRLLNNLNASQKFSREVGNLYTGSVYLSLLSLLSYAQDLVAGEQLAIFSYGSGAEAELYSMTLQENFFKYVPAKDTKDELADRKKVSVDQYEQIFNSQLLDSHENVVSDYTDSDRFQFLGWKNGGRQYK; translated from the coding sequence ATGTCAATTGGAATTGATAAATTATCATTTTACACGACTGAATATGTATTAGATTTGGTAGAATTAGCTCGACACCGTGGTGTAGATCCAAATAAGTATACTATTGGCATAGGTCAAGATAAACAATCGGTGATACCGAATTATGAAGATGTTGTTACAATGGGTGCCAATGCAGCTGTAAAAATTATTGATGATGATGATCGTCAGCAGATTGATTTAATTATTTTTGCTACTGAATCTGGCATCGATAACTCGAAATCAAGTGCGTTATATGTTCAAAAATTACTTAATCTATCTGAATTTTCGCGAACAATCGAGATTAAACAAGCTTGCTATGCGGGAACATTAGGACTAATGCAGGCCCGAGATTACGTTGCAAATCATTCCGGTAAACGAGTTTTAGTTATCGCATCAGACATTGCTAGATACGGATTAAATACACCTGGTGAAGTGACCCAAGGGGGTGGAGCTGTTGCCATGATTATTTCAGAAAGCCCACACATTGCAGCTATTAATTCTGATTCAGTTTATATGAGCCGAGATGTCGCAGATTTTTGGCGACCTATTGATAGAACGGAAGCCATAGTGGATGGCCATCTATCAACAGATGTCTATAAGGAAATGTTTTTGATACTATGGCAGCGATATAAGGAGCAATCTGGTAGGAAAATCACTGATTTTGCAGGTTTTGCTTTCCATCTACCATATACCAAAATGGGTAAAAAAGCTTTTGATCAAATTATAGATGAGGCAGATGAAATAACGCAAAAACGTTTATTAAACAACCTAAATGCAAGTCAAAAGTTTAGTCGAGAAGTAGGGAATTTGTACACTGGCTCTGTATATTTAAGCTTGTTATCATTATTAAGTTACGCACAAGATTTAGTTGCAGGAGAGCAGTTAGCCATATTTAGTTATGGTTCAGGCGCTGAGGCCGAACTTTATTCTATGACATTACAAGAAAATTTCTTTAAATATGTCCCAGCAAAAGACACTAAAGATGAATTAGCTGATCGGAAAAAAGTATCTGTGGATCAATACGAACAAATATTTAATTCACAACTTCTTGATTCACATGAGAACGTTGTATCTGACTATACCGATTCAGATCGTTTTCAATTTTTAGGTTGGAAAAATGGTGGAAGACAATATAAATAA
- the prmA gene encoding 50S ribosomal protein L11 methyltransferase, with protein sequence MMNNKWQAITVATNNYGIELVADILMSSGAEGVQIIDDISPVTVTAYFEDDASLPRIVSQIKEKLKNLMTLGVDASPATVTLNGVSQSDWENNWKQYYHATRITRHITVVPSWENFVAAQKNEYPIIMDPKLAFGTGVHETTRLMIQALETVVRGGESMIDVGTGSGVLSVAAKQLGVADILATDIDEMAVNVAKENLALNPVANDVTVIASDLLESITIDKPVDLIVANILADVIERLIPQTWSKLNQGGYFLVSGIYDDISGLIEQQLQQVGYKIFQHTTMGDWHAFIAKKDSK encoded by the coding sequence ATGATGAATAATAAATGGCAAGCAATCACTGTTGCGACGAACAATTATGGCATTGAGCTAGTTGCTGATATATTGATGTCAAGCGGTGCAGAAGGCGTGCAAATTATTGATGATATTTCACCAGTGACAGTGACAGCTTACTTTGAAGATGACGCATCTTTACCTCGCATTGTTAGTCAGATAAAAGAAAAGTTAAAAAATTTAATGACGCTTGGGGTTGATGCATCGCCTGCAACTGTTACATTAAATGGTGTCTCCCAATCAGATTGGGAAAACAATTGGAAACAATATTACCACGCGACTCGCATAACAAGACACATTACTGTTGTACCCTCATGGGAAAACTTTGTTGCAGCCCAAAAGAATGAATATCCAATTATTATGGATCCTAAGCTAGCTTTTGGAACTGGTGTTCACGAGACAACAAGATTAATGATTCAAGCGCTAGAAACTGTCGTTCGGGGTGGAGAAAGTATGATAGACGTCGGTACGGGTTCAGGAGTACTATCTGTCGCTGCAAAACAATTAGGTGTAGCAGACATTTTAGCAACAGATATTGATGAGATGGCAGTGAACGTTGCTAAAGAAAATTTAGCATTAAACCCAGTGGCCAATGATGTTACAGTGATAGCTAGTGATTTACTGGAGTCAATTACTATTGATAAACCTGTAGACTTGATTGTTGCTAATATTCTGGCTGACGTTATCGAACGCCTTATTCCACAGACGTGGTCAAAACTTAATCAAGGTGGCTACTTCTTGGTTTCAGGAATCTATGATGACATTTCAGGATTAATTGAACAACAGTTACAGCAAGTAGGATATAAAATTTTTCAACATACAACAATGGGTGATTGGCATGCATTCATTGCAAAAAAGGATTCTAAATAA
- a CDS encoding GTP-binding protein — protein MPEETNTKRSRLARNLSQQSKPTHRKAIILTVCSVIFMLLVVSMTVARVVFNFDGISQETRVKTLQKDAAVALQFGLTGHSDDKRTKQVVHLTNKAWQAEIATSIGKAFKSSAKVANSVTFDGHHYQKKQVINDLSQQYVKTLQRDRSYKITKIKYDQYHNAKIQYQVTPIDLPAGQKKVQSYVEKELQKKSNEASKLSSEQLRLVEYAMIAEHWQSVLKDDMPTSATRNMTITMLYTHENFKPIYQVSKQTLNNILNSGLSE, from the coding sequence ATGCCCGAGGAAACTAACACAAAGCGCTCTAGATTAGCACGAAATTTATCTCAACAGTCAAAGCCAACACATCGTAAAGCTATAATACTAACAGTCTGTTCAGTAATATTTATGCTATTAGTGGTTAGTATGACAGTTGCCAGAGTTGTCTTTAATTTTGATGGTATTTCCCAAGAAACACGCGTGAAAACCCTTCAAAAAGATGCAGCAGTTGCGTTACAATTTGGCCTGACAGGTCATTCTGATGACAAACGTACCAAACAAGTTGTACATTTAACAAATAAAGCGTGGCAAGCAGAAATTGCGACTAGTATTGGTAAAGCATTTAAGAGCAGCGCTAAAGTAGCAAATTCAGTTACTTTTGATGGTCATCATTATCAAAAGAAACAAGTCATAAATGATTTATCGCAACAATATGTAAAGACCTTACAACGTGATCGTAGCTATAAAATCACAAAAATAAAGTATGATCAATACCATAATGCGAAGATTCAATATCAAGTAACACCTATCGATTTACCTGCCGGTCAGAAAAAAGTTCAAAGTTATGTTGAAAAAGAATTACAAAAAAAATCTAATGAGGCAAGCAAATTATCCTCAGAGCAGTTGCGCTTAGTTGAGTATGCTATGATTGCTGAACACTGGCAGAGTGTTTTGAAAGATGACATGCCAACGTCAGCGACGAGGAATATGACAATAACAATGTTGTATACTCATGAGAATTTTAAACCAATTTACCAAGTATCGAAACAAACGCTGAATAATATTTTAAATAGTGGGTTATCAGAATGA
- a CDS encoding zinc-binding alcohol dehydrogenase family protein, giving the protein MNLLDKIKNIWPFGQSHKIRAIGFEKSLLIDQPEAFVEKFIPRPQPDKDELLVKVLASSVNPVDTKMRANYDHDGVFRIVGFDAVGVVVDVGQDVQHFSAGDKVYYAGSQLKAGSNAELQVVHEALVGHAPASLNDEEIAAMPLTSITAYEILHDALCYDFEENSALGHTILIVNGAGGVGSVLIQLAKYIGMTVITTASRTESVTWVKSLGADYILDYHQDLNEQLRKIQHEKVDNIAILQDTDYYWPLATYVIKPFGRIASIVETTNPIDMGPLKNIGAQFSWVFMFAKGNYGVNMQSQGDALNLVAHLLDENKIKTTLSKTYHGLSVENIRAATKEVEAGRMIGKVVVKYDE; this is encoded by the coding sequence ATGAATTTATTAGATAAAATAAAAAATATTTGGCCATTTGGTCAAAGTCATAAAATACGAGCCATTGGATTTGAAAAATCGTTGTTAATTGATCAACCAGAAGCTTTTGTGGAAAAGTTTATCCCTCGTCCACAACCAGATAAAGATGAATTATTAGTTAAAGTTTTGGCTAGTTCTGTTAATCCAGTGGATACAAAAATGAGAGCCAATTATGATCATGATGGTGTTTTTCGTATCGTAGGTTTTGATGCAGTTGGTGTAGTTGTAGACGTTGGCCAAGATGTTCAACATTTTAGTGCTGGTGACAAAGTTTACTATGCTGGATCACAATTGAAGGCGGGCTCCAACGCAGAACTTCAAGTTGTTCATGAAGCATTAGTCGGTCACGCCCCCGCTTCATTAAATGATGAAGAAATTGCGGCTATGCCATTAACATCAATTACAGCTTACGAAATCTTACATGATGCCTTGTGCTACGACTTTGAGGAAAATAGTGCTTTAGGGCACACGATTTTAATTGTGAATGGGGCTGGCGGTGTGGGATCTGTATTAATTCAATTAGCAAAGTATATCGGGATGACAGTCATTACTACAGCATCTCGCACAGAATCTGTTACTTGGGTTAAGTCGCTTGGTGCTGATTATATCCTAGATTATCATCAAGATTTGAACGAGCAATTGAGAAAGATTCAGCACGAGAAAGTTGATAATATTGCAATTTTGCAAGATACAGATTATTACTGGCCACTTGCAACATACGTTATTAAGCCATTTGGACGAATTGCATCAATTGTTGAAACGACAAATCCAATTGATATGGGACCTTTGAAAAACATTGGTGCACAGTTTAGCTGGGTCTTCATGTTTGCTAAGGGGAACTATGGTGTTAACATGCAGTCTCAAGGGGACGCATTGAATCTGGTAGCACATTTGCTTGATGAGAATAAAATCAAGACGACACTTTCCAAAACATATCACGGACTATCCGTAGAAAATATCCGTGCTGCTACTAAAGAAGTGGAAGCTGGACGAATGATTGGCAAAGTGGTGGTGAAGTATGATGAATAA
- a CDS encoding RsmE family RNA methyltransferase has translation MQRYFLNEPISDTIRLTANNDIFKHFGKVLRARVGSKAEFVSNNLEICLGEVILIDSEVIDIQVIDRYYSNVELPIDVTLIVSPLKNDRSDWFIQKATELGVKTIVFTSMQRTVADWQKQQEKKVKRFNKIAQAAAEQAHRLVIPEIIFATWQDTIKMPKNTGLVAWEESARDGESAALVAAISAVPAGEKIACVFGPEGGLTDNEITELRMRNFKLAGLGPRILRAETAPLYVMSAVSVLRELN, from the coding sequence ATGCAACGCTATTTTCTAAATGAACCAATTAGCGATACGATTCGCTTGACAGCTAATAATGATATTTTTAAGCACTTTGGTAAAGTTTTACGAGCTCGAGTGGGTTCCAAAGCTGAATTTGTTAGTAATAACTTGGAAATTTGCCTTGGAGAAGTTATTTTAATTGATTCCGAGGTAATCGATATTCAAGTGATTGATCGATATTACTCAAATGTTGAGTTACCGATTGACGTAACACTCATTGTGTCTCCTCTAAAGAATGATCGTTCTGATTGGTTTATCCAAAAAGCAACAGAGCTCGGTGTCAAAACAATCGTTTTTACTTCGATGCAGCGTACAGTTGCTGATTGGCAAAAGCAACAAGAAAAGAAAGTTAAAAGATTTAATAAAATAGCGCAAGCTGCAGCAGAGCAGGCACATCGGTTGGTTATTCCAGAAATTATTTTTGCTACGTGGCAAGATACTATCAAAATGCCAAAAAACACCGGACTTGTTGCTTGGGAAGAATCAGCTCGTGATGGAGAAAGCGCAGCGCTGGTGGCGGCTATTTCTGCTGTTCCCGCTGGAGAAAAAATTGCTTGTGTATTCGGCCCTGAAGGCGGTCTAACAGACAATGAAATTACGGAATTGAGAATGCGGAATTTTAAGTTAGCTGGATTGGGTCCTCGAATATTGAGAGCTGAAACCGCGCCACTCTATGTAATGTCGGCGGTTAGCGTATTGCGTGAACTAAATTAA